From Brachionichthys hirsutus isolate HB-005 chromosome 16, CSIRO-AGI_Bhir_v1, whole genome shotgun sequence, a single genomic window includes:
- the tspan34b gene encoding tetraspanin 35, with translation MGCFGFLKTMMFLFNGIIFLAGVAILGVGIWVKVDSGSILTYLGKIENAPPELSQVLNVGYLLIALGVLLLVIGFLGCCGAVKESRCMLLLFFIIVLLVFIAEVAGAVVILVFRPLAEELINKIGVAAVANLKTEYGRSPDVTGLWNTTMDTLKCCGFYNSSDFVGSPYYVDHSQQYPPQCCPGMNDPCNTMVADNDTTITGCFPKIKALIDDNTVVIVGVALGIAALEICAMAVSMILYCRIKSRSV, from the exons ATGGGATGTTTCGGATTCCTCAAGACCATGATGTTTCTTTTCAATGGCATCATATTT CTGGCGGGCGTTGCCATCCTTGGCGTTGGGATCTGGGTGAAGGTGGACAGCGGCTCCATCCTGACCTATCTAGGGAAAATTGAAAATGCCCCACCAGAGCTCAGTCAGGTGCTGAATGTGGGATACCTGCTGATCGCACTTGGAGTTCTGTTGCTCGTCATCGGCTTCCTGGGCTGCTGTGGAGCCGTCAAAGAAAGCAGGTGCATGCTGCTGCTG TTTTTTATCATTGTCCTGCTGGTCTTCATCGCCGAGGTTGCTGGAGCTGTGGTGATCTTGGTGTTCAGACCCTTG GCAGAGGAGTTAATTAATAAGATCGGTGTGGCAGCAGTTGCCAACCTCAAGACGGAATACGGAAGAAGTCCGGATGTCACAGGACTGTGGAATACGACCATGGACACA TTGAAATGCTGTGGATTCTACAACTCCTCAGACTTTGTGGGCTCTCCTTATTATGTGGACCACAGCCAGCAGTACCCGCCTCAGTGCTGCCCAGGCATGAATGATCCGTGCAACACAATGGTGGCTGACAATGACACG acCATAACTGGTTGCTTCCCAAAGATCAAGGCGCTGATTGATGACAACACAGTGGTTATTGTGGGTGTGGCGCTGGGAATAGCAGCTCTGGAG ATTTGTGCCATGGCTGTCTCCATGATCCTCTACTGCAGAATAAAATCCCGAAGCGTTTAA
- the gadd45gip1 gene encoding large ribosomal subunit protein mL64 — protein sequence MAASMLCRRMADLCGISSLKTIFSANCQSRIVLQTASYNPKPLKLNLHEPYIPDKDSEATPEWQKTAKYDRKLFGRYGSASGIDPTSLWPSHEQLDKIIAEEKEWHPPLEVMLKNIEAKEKEENAKRLAREKLIAGNMAKMPKMVADWRREKFEKKNKLREEKARRNKLLIQARERFGSSLDHRSTKFKELVEEMQKEERKQQKIMKRKMKMEQAAAPYTPPAEPA from the exons ATGGCGGCCTCCATGTTGTGTAGGAGGATGGCGGATCTATGTGGGATTTCATCTTTAAAAACTATATTTTCTGCAAACTGTCAGAGCAGGATTGTGTTACAGACTGCCTCCTACAACCCGAAACCTTTAAAGCTGAACCTCCATGAGCCTTACATCCCAGACAAGGACAGCGAAGCGACCCCGGAGTGGCAGAAGACGGCTAAATACGACAGGAAGCTGTTCGGTCGGTACGGTTCGGCGTCGGGCATCGACCCGACGTCTTTGTGGCCCAGCCATGAGCAACTGGACAAGATCATCGCGGAGGAAAAAGAGTGGCACCCCCCATTAGAAGTAATGCTGAAGAATATCGAAGCCAAGGAGAAGGAAGAAAATGCCAAACGTTTGGCAAG AGAGAAACTCATCGCAGGAAACATGGCCAAAATGCCCAAGATGGTTGCTGACTGGCGCAGAgaaaagtttgaaaaaaaaaacaagctgagggaggagaaagCCCGCCGCAACAAGCTGCTAATTCAGGCCAGAGAGCGATTTGGGAGTTCGCTGGACCATCGCAGCACCAAGTTCAAGGAATTGGTTGAGGAGATgcaaaaggaagagagaaagcaACAGAAAATCATGAAAcgcaaaatgaaaatggagcAAGCAGCAGCCCCTTACACACCTCCTGCTGAACCCGCGTGA
- the znf653 gene encoding zinc finger protein 653 codes for MARNRTELEVALDADQTGDRGTGASRRCRGRPRLTDSDRAQRRLESRKKYDVRRVYLGESHKLWTELRGRTSLSDAGLAEYLILLNSTYGETCMQEFCGKKNAPESSAKQAKCEKEQISSLQSLVGWYQDHSHSCPQEPQLTALEPQPNLSIVAVWRCGSHHSFVQYLFSPPREASDSEHEAEVDGDGDGENAAKTYMSIAKGVASRKRRKEAHKLFNNVEDNPEVSEVQSARSPTEQPAGLKHRPGVVPLTEQEVEQQRDSPAAAFHSIPSEEEAEDLRRGGEDEVGPVPQRYGCVTLMASLPDDPEKTDQDAAPSVPVEAEPELLVPLPEQSELFDPQSLQTVVTSCEIPEQRVPLEGSQLIIITGPSYEALASEGIHLSMGGGNVEEVTCTVIGGVSYNQVCISDSKLRPAEDEDSITVLSDKQLLQPIDDALDLSSDRHVQRRSIRSKRNRRGPVVEADGMLKMFHCPYEGCSQVYVAISSFQNHVNLVHRKGKTKVCPHPDCGKKFYLSNHLHRHMIIHSGVRDFICETCGKSFKRKNHLEVHRRTHTGETPLQCEICGYQCRQRASLNWHMKKHTPEAHYNYTCEFCEKRFEKLDSVKFHKLKSHPDKQPS; via the exons ATGGCGCGGAACCGGACAGAGTTGGAAGTAGCCCTGGACGCCGACCAAACTGGAGACCGAGGAACAGGCGCTTCGAGGCGTTGCAGAGGACGGCCCAGACTCACGGACTCCGACCGGGCGCAGAGGCGCCTCGAGTCCCGGAAGAAGTACGACGTGAGGCGGGTTTACCTGGGAGAGTCGCACAAGCTGTGGACCGAGCTCCGCGGGCGGACCAGCCTGAGTGACGCTGGGCTGGCAGAGTATCTGATCCTGCTCAACTCCACCTATGGAGAAACATGCATGCAGGAGTTCTGCGG GAAGAAGAATGCTCCAGAAAGCTCGGCTAAACAGGCAAAATGTGA GAAGGAACAGATCTCCAGCCTCCAGAGCCTGGTGGGTTGGTACCAGGATCACTCCCACTCCTGCCCACAGGAGCCGCAGCTCACAGCCCTGGAGCCTCAGCCCAACCTCTCCATTGTTGCCGTCTGGCGATGCGGCTCTCATCACTCATTTGTGCAGTACCTGTTTTCGCCACCGAGGGAGGCTAGCGACTCCGAGCATGAAGCAGAAGtggacggggacggagacggagagaacGCAGCAAAAACATACATGTCTATTGCTAAAGGTGTAgcgagcaggaagaggaggaaggaggctcaCAAACTGTTCAACA ATGTTGAGGACAATCCAGAGGTGTCTGAGGTGCAAAGCGCCAGGAGCCCCACGGAACAGCCTGCAGGCCTGAAACACCGGCCCGGGGTCGTTCCTCTcacagagcaggaggtggagcaacAGAGAGACTCGCCCGCTGCAGCATTTCACTCCATCCCctcagaggaggaggccgaggaTCTGCGACGAGGCGGCGAGGACGAGGTTGGGCCCGTACCGCAGCGTTACGGGTGTGTTACTCTTATGGCGTCTTTACCTGACGACCCGGAGAAGACGGACCAGGACGCCGCGCCGTCGGTCCCGGTGGAAGCTGAGCCGGAGCTGCTGGTTCCGCTGCCGGAGCAGAGCGAGCTGTTTGACCCTCAGTCTCTGCAGACCGTGGTGACCAGCTGTGAGATTCCTGAGCAGAGAGTCCCTCTGGAAGGCTCGCAG CTAATCATCATCACTGGCCCCAGCTACGAGGCCCTGGCATCGGAAGGCATCCATCTCAGCATGGGTGGTGGGAATGTGGAGGAAGTCACCTGCACTGTCATCGGAGGAGTCTCCTACAACCAGGTGTGCATATCTGACTCCAAACTCAGACCAGCGGAGGATGAGGACTCGATAACAG TGTTGAGTgacaagcagctgctgcagccgatTGATGACGCCCTGGACCTGAGTAGTGACAGACACGTGCAGCGACGCAG CATCAGGTCAAAGAGGAACAGGCGAGGCCCCGTCGTCGAGGCCGACGGGATGCTCAAGATGTTCCACTGTCCGTACGAGGGCTGCAGCCAAGTCTACGTAGCCATCAGCAGCTTCCAG aaTCATGTCAACCTCGTTCACAGGAAAGGGAAGACCAAAGTTTGCCCCCATCCAGACTGTGGGAAGAAATTCTACCTGTCAAACCACCTGCATCGCCACATGATCATCCATTCAG GGGTCAGAGATTTCATCTGTGAGACGTGCGGAAAATCATTTAAGCGTAAGAATCATCTGGAGGTCCACCGGCGGACCCACACCGGAGAAACACCCCTCCA GTGTGAAATCTGTGGCTACCAGTGTCGCCAGCGTGCCTCTCTGAACTGGCACATGAAGAAGCACACTCCAGAGGCCCACTACAACTACACCTGTGAGTTCTGCGAGAAGAGGTTTGAGAAGCTGGACAGcgtgaaattccataaactaAAGAGCCACCCGGACAAACAGCCAAGCTGA
- the swsap1 gene encoding ATPase SWSAP1 has translation MADILTLVFKTFMSRTDIKNDVEVTSPTPTCSSLLIGDQRISRSVLLLAAVTAASEMGVRVVFFTQTQIQRLPAALQKCIPSLRPESLKRIKFCYPRTVEELLQQVASLHESANLYPTPPSLIIVDRMERFLAGPGGSNQDGFHPGEQSCAAHLSALLCDTAAFLTNLLKEHASGSVPCRLIASFQSDVDTAQTSGEESVTDPILDVFDRYFQVRCTLDQDRSYEAAAAGLQEVWHIYLSGTGNIEASSSTAHEEGPGVAQEWRLLIFPDGLMEFKLV, from the exons ATGGCAGACATTTTAACACTTGTGTTTAAGACATTTATGTCACGAACGGATATAAAGAATGACGTCGAAGTGACTTCTCCAACACCGACGTGCAGCTCGCTGTTGATCGGAGATCAGCGCATCAGCCGCtccgtgctgctgctggcggCCGTGACTGCTGCCTCGGAGATGGGCGTGAGGGTGGTGTTCTTCACCCAAACACAAATTCAAAGGCTTCCTGCGGCTCTGCAGAAATGTATTCCCAGCCTAAGACCAGAGAGTTTAAAG AGAATTAAGTTCTGCTATCCCAGGacggtggaggagctgctgcagcaggtggcAAGCCTTCATGAATCCGCCAACTTATATCCTACGCCTCCCTCACTGATCATCGTGGACAGGATGGAGCGGTTCTTGGCTGGTCCTGGAGGCAGCAACCAGGATGGATTTCATCCCGGAGAGCAGTCCTGTGCTGCACACCTGTCTGCACTGCTGTGCGACACCGCTGCGTTTCTCACAAACCTCCTGAAAGAGCACGCCTCAGGCTCCGTCCCCTGCCGTCTCATCGCCTCTTTCCAGTCGGATGTAGACACTGCGCAGACCAGTGGCGAGGAGTCTGTCACGGATCCGATCCTAGATGTTTTCGATCGTTATTTCCAGGTACGCTGCACTCTGGACCAGGACAGGAGCTATGAAGCTGCAGCGGCCGGACTACAGGAGGTGTGGCACATATACCTTTCTGGGACGGGCAACATAGAGGCCTCGAGTTCTACAGCCCATGAGGAAGGTCCAGGAGTAGCCCAAGAGTGGCGTCTGTTGATTTTTCCTGATGGTTTAATGGAGTTTAAGTTGGTTTga
- the zgc:158403 gene encoding tetratricopeptide repeat protein 39A, whose product MSNWKDSNGAQNSSQTTLKECLDECMEALDLFLNNHFSESLERLRPRVNESMYHALIYATVLEMQAMMTFQHDDITNAGVTMKSAQEVCQRFRRKSSALANKSIGDSLTEVQLHAEVCYAECQLQRAALTFLQDENMVSFIKGGIKVRNSYLIYKELHALIKSHACLKGPSHVHLEGGISFGMGAFNLTLSLFPPRILKVLEFAGFSGDKEYGLSLLHDGVTGTNLRSMLCAMLLLCYYTFLTFILGTGEGEVEEAERLLQPFRLRYPRGAIFLFFAGRTEEIKGNIDEAVALFEDGCKAQQEWKQFHHMCYWELMWCFTYKRVWKMAYFYADLLSQESRWSKAMYVYMKAAYLSMLPDDEARPFGENEVQLFRQVSTFKQKIAGKSPPTEKFAIRKARRYKAACPSKLPVPVLEMMYMWNGFSMISKRPELTEGMLHTLEEAESALVESLENEFSVDDRCVIHLLKGLCLKNQGLLQAAEESFRKVFSSEKKIRFDHYLVPNALVELSLLCIDQGRRDEAIGLLHKAKHNYKEYSMESRTQFRIHAALAKLKANTSEEEDTHL is encoded by the exons ATGTCCAATTGGAAAGACTCAAATGGTGCACAAAA CTCCTCACAGACGACCCTTAAAGAGTGTTTGGATGAATGCATGGAGGCCCTGGATCTCTTCCTCAACAACCACTTCAGTGAGAGTCTGGAGAGGCTGCGGCCACG AGTGAATGAGAGCATGTACCACGCTCTTATctacgccaccgtgctggaAATGCAGGCCATGATGACTTTCcaacacgatgacatcacaaatgCAGGAGTCACCATGAAGAGTGCGCAGGAGGTCTGCCAGAG GTTTCGGCGGAAATCCTCAGCTTTGGCCAACAAGTCAATTGGAGACTCGCTGACTGAAG tgCAGCTTCATGCTGAAGTGTGTTATGCAGAATGCCAACTCCAAAGAGCAGCTCTCACCTTCCTGCAG GATGAAAACATGGTGAGTTTTATTAAAGGAGGGATCAAAGTACGAAACAGTTACCTCATTTACAA AGAACTGCACGCCCTCATAAAATCTCACGCCTGTCTTAAAGGGCCCAGCCACGTCCACTTAGAGGGGGGCATATCATTTGGAATGGGGGCGTTTAACCTG ACACTCTCTCTATTTCCTCCACGGATACTCAAAGTCTTAGAGTTTGCAGGATTCTCTGGAGACAAG GAGTACGGCCTGTCCTTGCTACACGATGGTGTGACTGGGACCAACCTGCGCTCCATGCTGTGtgccatgctgctgctgtgctacTACACCTTTCTCACGTTCATTCTAG GGACTGGCGAGGGAGAGGTGGAAGAAGCCGAGAGGCTGCTGCAGCCTTTCCGTCTCCGCTACCCACGG GGAGCAATATTCCTCTTCTTTGCAGGAAGGACGGAAGAGATCAAGGGGAACATTGATGAG GCGGTGGCGCTCTTTGAAGATGGCTGCAAGGCTCAGCAGGAGTGGAAACAGTTCCACCACATGTGCTACTGGGAGCTGATGTGGTGCTTCACGTACAAGCGGGTATGGAAGATGGCGTACTTCTACGCCGACCTGCTCAGCCAGGAGAGCCGCTGGTCCAAG GCCATGTATGTTTACATGAAAGCTGCTTACCTCAGCATGCTGCCTGACGATGAGGCCAGGCCTTTTGGGGAGAACGAGGTACAGCTCTTTAG ACAAGTATCCACATTCAAGCAAAAGATAGCAGGGAAGTCTCCCCCGACGGAGAAATTCGCTATCCGGAAAGCCAGACGCTACAAGGCTGCCTGCCCGAGCAAGCTTCCGGTGCCGGTGCTG GAGATGATGTACATGTGGAACGGCTTCAGCATGATCAGCAAGCGGCCTGAGCTGACTGAAGGCATGCTGCACACTCTCGAGGAGGCAGAGAGCGCCCTGGTGGAGTCTCTGG aaaACGAGTTTTCGGTGGACGACCGCTGTGTGATCCATCTGCTGAAGGGTCTGTGTCTGAAGAACCAGGGTCTCCTCCAGGCTGCTGAGGAATCCTTCCGGAAAGTGTTTTCCag TGAAAAGAAGATCAGGTTTGACCACTACCTGGTGCCCAACGCTCTGGTGGAGCTCAGCCTGCTCTGCATCGACCAGGGCAGGAGGGACGAGGCGATCGGACTCCTGCACAAGGCCAA ACACAACTACAAAGAATACTCCATGGAGTCCCGGACGCAGTTCAGGATACACGCTGCTCTGGCCAAACTCAAGGCCAACACCAGCGAAGAAGAAGACACTCACCTGTAG
- the epor gene encoding erythropoietin receptor, whose translation MTCYNLSRLLALSVIFGAMAAAFIVQGARDFKEKVSLMLKQEPENPKCFAEDKKDFMCFWEEDEEKAGPVDRYSFTYTYQYGNSSRCPLSVLPAAKGKRLFSCHLNRTQMFVEMDIKVQRDGTLIHNRSLLIELVFLLDPPANVTVSSTGQQGQLNVSWVPPSLRYMDDSMMYEVSYATADSDPAQVEVVRASAQTILRGLKPGTTYKVRVRVKLDGLSYNGYWSAWSDQVSMETLPAEFDILIMSLTLIIILVLIGLAFTSFLSHRRFLVKKIWPTIPTPDSKFKDLFSVYGGDFQGWMAQANGRHCLTPAFFNPEEGLSPLEVLSELHLCPVLPSPPVPHKTSRPLTTGRKEDKDEMKRLQEREPLERGDSGLTERWRATPNDHWLMDRLQALRENPVPGSHSSLLESQDSYVTLAANSRRQEEHLDDICEETFPLEVFFASRQQVLRESHSDLGSTQQSSGSGRLSSQSSFEYPNQTWMPKGPSYIYMAVADSGVSMDYSPMSRVDDTPGNCGKVVIYANEYENEIPAHRRPLQLERHPVHDD comes from the exons ATGACCTGTTATAACCTGAGCCGGCTGTTGGCACTTTCCGTCATATTCGGCGCGATGGCGGCGGCTTTCATCGTCCAGGGCGCGCGAGACTTCAAAGAAAAGG TGTCTCTGATGCTGAAACAAGAGCCAGAAAACCCCAAGTGTTTTGCTGAAGACAAGAAAGACTTCATGTGCTTctgggaggaagatgaggagaaggCCGGCCCCGTGGATCGCTACTCCTTCACATACACTTATCA ATAtggaaacagcagcagatgCCCTCTGAGCGTCCTCCCGGCAGCGAAAGGGAAGAGGCTGTTTTCTTGCCACCTGAACCGAACCCAGATGTTTGTTGAAATGGACATAAAAGTTCAACGGGATGGAACGCTGATCCACAATCGCAGTCTTCTCATAGAGCTCGTCT TTCTTCTGGACCCTCCAGCTAATGTTACGGTGAGCAGCACAGGCCAGCAAGGCCAGCTGAACGTCAGCTGGGTGCCTCCTTCTCTAAGGTACATGGATGACAGCATGATGTACGAGGTTAGCTACGCCACTGCGGACAGCGACCCGGCACAG GTGGAGGTAGTGCGAGCCAGCGCACAGACGATTCTGCGGGGTCTAAAGCCAGGAACAACGTATAAGGTGCGAGTTCGTGTGAAGCTAGATGGGCTTAGCTACAACGGCTACTGGAGCGCCTGGAGTGACCAAGTGTCCATGGAAACTCTCCCTGCAG AATTTGACATACTCATCATGTCCCTGACACTTATCATCATTTTAGTCCTCATCGGGCTCGCGTTCACATCGTTCCTGTCTCATCGCAG GTTTCTCGTTAAGAAGATTTGGCCGACAATTCCAACTCCTGACAGCAAGTTCAAAGACCTGTTTAGTGTTTACGGCGGGGATTTTCAG GGGTGGATGGCGCAGGCCAACGGAAGACACTGTTTGACGCCAGCTTTCTTCAACCCAGAAGAAGGCCTCTCTCCCCTAGAAGTCCTTTCAGAACTCCACCTTTGCCCTGTGCTGCCTTCACCACCTGTGCCACACAAGACCTCCAGACCTTTGACCACAGGCAGAAAGGAAGACAAAGATGAGATGAAAAGGCTGCAAGAGAGAGAGCCATTGGAGAGGGGTGACTCAGGACTTACAGAGAGGTGGAGAGCCACGCCAAATGATCACTGGCTAATGGACCGATTGCAAGCACTCCGCGAGAATCCAGTCCCAGGTTCCCACTCCTCTCTACTAGAGTCTCAAGATTCGTATGTCACCCTTGCTGCCAATAGCCGCAGACAAGAGGAACACCTGGATGATATTTGTGAGGAGACGTTCCCTCTTGAGGTGTTTTTTGCCTCCAGACAGCAGGTGTTGCGTGAATCTCACTCTGATCTCGGGTCTACTCAGCAGAGCTCTGGGTCAGGTCGCCTTTCCTCACAGTCCAGCTTTGAATACCCCAACCAGACCTGGATGCCAAAAGGCCCCAGTTACATCTACATGGCGGTGGCAGACTCCGGGGTCTCCATGGATTACAGCCCGATGAGCAGAGTAGATGACACCCCTGGAAATTGTGGAAAGGTCGTTATCTACGCCAATGAGTACGAGAACGAGATCCCTGCGCATAGAAGACCTCTCCAGTTAGAACGGCACCCTGTCCATGATGACTGA